The Alteribacter keqinensis DNA segment GAAGGATGGCAACACCCTGAAACGCAATCAGGTAATTCCCGTAAAGCTCAAGACCGATGGCTTCGGCAGTACCTACAAACGGCTCTTCGTTTACCGCAAAATCAGCCGTCAAAATTCCGTACAGCATCCCCCCGAGCAGTGTGGCAACACCGAGAAAACTGAACACCTTATGGAGCCGGCTCCGATCAGGTCCGAACCCGACCGCCCGGTGATCGGTGAGCATCATTCCAAAGATGAAGAGAATTGAAATGGCCCCCACGTAAACCATGATCTGAATGATGCCGATAAACTCGGCTCGGAGTAAAAAGTACATTCCGGCTATGGCGAAAAAGCAGAACGCCATTGCCACAAGACGGTGGGAAATCCTCTGCAGTGCCAGCACAAGGACGGCACACACGATAATCACAAACGAGAAAATGAGGAAAAACGTCATTTGAGCACTCACTCTCCCCCACCTCGCTTACTCTCTGAAACTTCTTCTGCTTCTTTTGGCGCCGAATCTTCTTCAGACTGTACTTTTGGCTCCTCGGCCGGTGTTTCTTCTTCGGTTTCTTTCTTTTTCTTCTCCGGGGAAGGCGCTTCTGCCGGAGTTTCGGATTCAGTTTTCATTGGCGAGGCTTTCGGCTCCTCCGTTGTTGACGGGGTTTCCGAAGCTTCTTTTTTTACCGGTCGTTCCTTAGGCTCTTCAGCTGAAGGTGGTACTTCCGAAGCTTTTCCTTCCACTTCCGGCTTTGTAGCTTCCTGAGAAGGCTTCGCTTCTTTTTTCCCAGCCTCAGCCGGTTTAACCTCGGCTTCAGCCTCTGTCTTCACCGGAGCCTTTTTCTCTTTCACCGCTTCCCCTTTCGGATCTTTCTCTGTTTGTGAAGTTTTTCTCACAGGGTCAGACCCCGTTTTGGTACGGGCGGGTCTTTTCGGTTTTTCTGCTTCTGCGTTTGGATCGGGCTCGGTGTAGTTTCCGAACACTTTGTTTTCGGTGAGCCATCCCATATCTTTAAAGTGTTCGTCTCTTGTGTAGGAAGACAGGTTGTCATACTTGGCGGTCATGACAATCGCGTTCGTAGGGCACACTTCCGTGCAAAAATCACAGAGGATACACCCTTGAAAGTCGATGTTGTAAGTGTCGATGACCTTCTTTTTCGGATTCGCCTCGCTCTTTTTACCCGTCAGTGTGATTACGTCTGTGGGACACACTTTTACGCACATGTCACAGACGATGCATTTTTCGGGAAAAAAGCGGTGAACGCCCCGGAACCGTTCCGGCATTTCTACTTTTTCTTCGGGGTATTGGATTGTGAATTTCTTTTTCGTGAAGTAGTTCAGTGTGACGCCGAATCCTTTGAGCAGTCGAAACATGTTATCACCCCATCCACACTTTGATGATCGACGTTATCACGATGTTCAGGAGGGCCAGCGGGATGAGCACTTTCCATCCGAAGCCCATTAAGTGGTCGACCCTAGCGCGTGGCAAAGTGGCGCGGAGCCAGAACCAGATGAACATAAACACACACATTTTAAGTAAAAACCATACGACGCCAGGCAGAAAGGCCGGTCCGAGCCACCCGCCAAGGAAAAGGGTTGTGGCCAGGGCTGAGATGGCGATGGCGTACGTATATTCAGCAAGCATGAAGAAAGCATACCGGAAACCGGAGTATTCTGTGTGATAGCCGGAGACAAGCTCCGATTCAGCTTCGGGCAAATCAAACGGTGAACGGTTCAGCTCGGCAATCGCTGCAATCATGTAGACTAGGAAACCGAGAAACTGTGGAATGATGAGCCACAGGCCGATCGATTCCTGGTAAAAAACAATCTCACGGAAGTTGAGCGATCCGGCGAGAATAACCACACCGACGATGGACAAAACGAGGGGAATCTCATAGCTGATCACCTGTGCGACGCTTCGCATGGCCCCCATGAGTGAATATTTGTTGTTGGACGCCCATCCCCCCATCACAACGCCGAGGGTTGTAATGGATGAAATCCCGATGAAGTAGAGAATTCCGATATTCAGGTCGGCAGCGTACAGGTTCTCGCTCCAAGGGATTGTGGCGTAAATGGCAAACGACGGTACGAAGGCAACGACCGGCGCGAGGATAAAAATCGGCCGGTCTGCAGCCCGGGGGATGACGTCTTCTTTCATCAGAAGCTTCGACACATCGGCGACCGTCTGAAGCATCCCCCATGGACCGTGCCTGTTCGGGCCGATTCGCACCTGCATATAGCCGATCACCTTCCGTTCGAAAAGGATCGCGTATGTGACAGCCCCGAGAAGAAGGAGCATGAGACAGACGGCGTAGACGATCATGAACACGAGGTCCACTACGCATCCACCTCCCCAAGCACCACGTCAAGGCTTCCGAAGATCGCTACGAGATTGGCGATCGACTCATCTATGAGAAGCTCCTGCAAAATCTGGACGTTTACAAAGGACGGACGGCGGAGCTTCACCCGGTACGGCTGGGTTTTGCCGTTACTCACGATATAAACGCCAATCTCACCTTTTGATGCTTCACAGCGTTTGTACACTTCTCCAGCAGGCGGCTTGATCATCATAATCCGTTTGCCTTTTTTATGAATGATTTCCCCTTCAGGAATCTGCTCGCACGCCTGCTCGATAATCCGGAGAGATTCGTGCATTTCGGCAATCCGCGTTTTATAACGGGCGTACACGTCCCCTTCCTTGAAGGTAGGAATATCGAAATCAAACCGGTCATAAATGCTGTACGGTTCTTCTTTACGGAGATCAAAGCGAATCCCGCTTCCCCTCGCGATTGGTCCTGAGAGGCCCCAGTTGATTGCTTCCTCCTGGCTGATCTTCCCGACACCGATTGTGCGTGCCTGGAAAATTTCGTTACCCGTAACCAGCGTGTCGTATTCTTTTATGTTTTCCCGGACCTCTTTCACTGTTTCTTTAACCCGGTCGATCCAGCCCTCTGGCGCGTCCCACTTTACGCCGCCGATGCGGACGTAGTTGAACGTCATTCGTGCGCCGCTTATTTCGTTCAGTCGGTCGAGGATGAGGTCCCGGTCGCGGAAGGCGTAAAGGAACGGACTGAGTGCGCCGATGTCGAGCATGAATGTGCCCCACCAGACGAGGTGGCTGGCGATGCGGTTCAGTTCCATAACGAGAACGCGGAGGTACTCGGCGCGCTCGGGAATTTCCCATTCGAGGAGTTCCTCCACTCCGGCACAGTAGATGTAGTTGTTGGTCATGGCGTTTAAGTAATCGAGCCGGTCGGTGTAGGGTATGAACTGGGTGTACAAAAGCCCTTCGGCGA contains these protein-coding regions:
- a CDS encoding NADH-quinone oxidoreductase subunit D, whose translation is MSIRTEQMTLNMGPQHPSTHGVFRLILTIEGETIKHAEPVIGYLHRGSEKLAEGLLYTQFIPYTDRLDYLNAMTNNYIYCAGVEELLEWEIPERAEYLRVLVMELNRIASHLVWWGTFMLDIGALSPFLYAFRDRDLILDRLNEISGARMTFNYVRIGGVKWDAPEGWIDRVKETVKEVRENIKEYDTLVTGNEIFQARTIGVGKISQEEAINWGLSGPIARGSGIRFDLRKEEPYSIYDRFDFDIPTFKEGDVYARYKTRIAEMHESLRIIEQACEQIPEGEIIHKKGKRIMMIKPPAGEVYKRCEASKGEIGVYIVSNGKTQPYRVKLRRPSFVNVQILQELLIDESIANLVAIFGSLDVVLGEVDA
- a CDS encoding NADH-quinone oxidoreductase subunit J codes for the protein MSAQMTFFLIFSFVIIVCAVLVLALQRISHRLVAMAFCFFAIAGMYFLLRAEFIGIIQIMVYVGAISILFIFGMMLTDHRAVGFGPDRSRLHKVFSFLGVATLLGGMLYGILTADFAVNEEPFVGTAEAIGLELYGNYLIAFQGVAILLLAALVGAIVIARKEAD
- the nuoH gene encoding NADH-quinone oxidoreductase subunit NuoH; the encoded protein is MIVYAVCLMLLLLGAVTYAILFERKVIGYMQVRIGPNRHGPWGMLQTVADVSKLLMKEDVIPRAADRPIFILAPVVAFVPSFAIYATIPWSENLYAADLNIGILYFIGISSITTLGVVMGGWASNNKYSLMGAMRSVAQVISYEIPLVLSIVGVVILAGSLNFREIVFYQESIGLWLIIPQFLGFLVYMIAAIAELNRSPFDLPEAESELVSGYHTEYSGFRYAFFMLAEYTYAIAISALATTLFLGGWLGPAFLPGVVWFLLKMCVFMFIWFWLRATLPRARVDHLMGFGWKVLIPLALLNIVITSIIKVWMG